A genomic stretch from Desulfotignum balticum DSM 7044 includes:
- a CDS encoding ATP-binding protein: MNHLLDYFRHSLVFRLIFIVSLTVVLSISLWAFVNVRNFKARNMETHIASTDRLSNSIKLGTHYAMMLNSRDDINQIINNIARQPGIENIRIYNKEGQIKFTNQPHEVEQFVDIKAVACDICHKMDPAPSTISLEERTRIIQSSEGHRLLGIVQPIRNDPGCATSDCHFHSEDQTILGALDVVVSLKETDAQVVKMEQGVFSLAFFTILITSVIIFFTTLFFVKKPIIKLVEGTRRIASGDYEADIDIGRAHEIQPLGKAIRQMGKKIGAHQAALKKQKNEYQALFENAPCMIAVQDKNFRLIQYNRAFKERFDPRPGDYCYSVYKGLDHQCPDCPVEKTFDDGQSHYGETEGVGRKGQKKHWIFITAPMRDENGDIVAGMEMSIDITQRRHLEQDLKKSEEKYHAIFNNIFNPVFVVDQESLEILDCNIKAMDLYHAGGKTLAGKLFSDFFPREDQADLIRQVKSKKEISKVQHIKADGRKIDVDMWVAPAQYSGQNVFLITINDITQRLETEQHLLHASKMATLGEMSTGIAHELNQPLSVIKSSASFCLRKIHNQEPVSEEIFHKLIGKIDINVDRADKIIQHMRQFARKSDIRLVRTRINDVIQQTFDMLNQQLKIRGIQVLWEKNHALPEILADPDRLEQVFINLVMNAKDAIEAKWEARGSGDDGKDRIVIHTFVANDKVVVQVSDTGIGIRKEAKDRLFEPFFTTKEVGKGTGLGLSISYGIVKDCKGDIQVDTPPDGGAKFTLIFPVPEETDEDIEYA; the protein is encoded by the coding sequence ATGAACCATTTGTTGGATTATTTCCGGCACAGCCTGGTGTTCCGGCTCATTTTCATTGTCAGCCTGACAGTGGTTCTGTCCATTTCGTTGTGGGCCTTTGTCAATGTCAGAAATTTCAAGGCCCGGAACATGGAAACCCATATCGCGTCCACGGACCGGCTGAGCAATTCCATCAAACTGGGGACCCATTATGCCATGATGCTCAATTCCCGGGACGACATCAACCAGATCATCAACAATATCGCCCGCCAGCCCGGGATTGAAAACATCCGCATCTACAACAAGGAAGGCCAGATCAAATTCACCAATCAGCCCCATGAGGTGGAGCAGTTTGTGGATATCAAGGCAGTGGCCTGTGATATTTGTCATAAAATGGATCCGGCCCCCTCAACAATTTCTCTGGAAGAACGGACCCGGATCATTCAGTCTTCGGAAGGACACCGGCTTTTAGGCATTGTGCAGCCCATTCGCAATGACCCGGGCTGCGCCACCAGTGACTGTCATTTTCATTCTGAAGATCAGACCATTTTAGGGGCATTGGATGTGGTGGTGTCTTTGAAGGAAACCGATGCCCAGGTGGTGAAAATGGAACAAGGGGTTTTCAGTCTGGCGTTTTTCACGATTCTGATCACTTCGGTCATCATTTTTTTCACCACGTTGTTTTTTGTGAAAAAACCCATCATCAAATTGGTGGAAGGCACCCGCCGAATTGCCAGCGGCGATTACGAGGCAGACATCGATATCGGCCGGGCCCATGAAATTCAGCCCTTAGGCAAAGCGATCCGGCAGATGGGCAAGAAAATCGGAGCCCATCAGGCAGCCCTCAAAAAACAGAAAAACGAATACCAGGCATTGTTTGAAAATGCCCCGTGCATGATCGCCGTGCAGGATAAAAATTTCCGGCTGATCCAGTATAACCGGGCGTTCAAGGAACGGTTCGATCCCCGGCCCGGGGATTACTGCTATTCGGTCTATAAGGGGCTGGACCACCAATGTCCGGACTGCCCCGTGGAAAAAACCTTTGACGACGGCCAGTCCCATTATGGCGAGACGGAAGGGGTCGGCCGCAAGGGTCAGAAAAAGCACTGGATCTTCATCACGGCCCCCATGCGGGATGAAAACGGTGACATTGTGGCAGGCATGGAAATGAGCATCGACATCACCCAGCGCAGACACCTGGAACAGGATTTGAAAAAATCGGAAGAAAAATACCATGCCATTTTCAACAATATTTTCAATCCCGTGTTTGTAGTGGACCAGGAATCACTTGAAATTCTGGACTGCAATATCAAAGCCATGGATTTGTATCATGCCGGCGGAAAAACCCTGGCGGGAAAACTGTTCAGTGATTTTTTCCCCCGGGAGGATCAGGCGGACCTGATCCGGCAGGTGAAATCCAAAAAAGAGATTTCCAAGGTCCAGCATATCAAGGCGGACGGCAGAAAAATCGATGTGGACATGTGGGTGGCCCCGGCTCAATACTCAGGTCAGAACGTGTTTCTGATCACCATCAATGACATCACCCAGCGCCTGGAAACCGAACAGCACCTGCTCCATGCCAGCAAGATGGCCACTTTGGGCGAGATGTCCACGGGCATTGCCCATGAATTGAACCAGCCCTTGTCCGTGATTAAATCGTCCGCCAGTTTCTGCCTGCGAAAGATTCATAATCAGGAACCTGTTTCAGAAGAGATTTTCCACAAACTGATCGGAAAAATCGACATCAATGTGGACCGGGCCGACAAAATCATCCAGCACATGCGCCAGTTTGCCAGAAAATCCGATATCAGGCTGGTGAGAACCCGGATCAATGACGTGATCCAGCAGACCTTTGACATGCTCAATCAACAGTTGAAAATCCGGGGGATCCAGGTATTATGGGAGAAAAACCATGCGCTGCCCGAGATCCTGGCGGACCCGGACCGCCTGGAACAGGTGTTCATCAACCTGGTGATGAATGCCAAGGATGCCATTGAAGCCAAATGGGAGGCCCGGGGAAGCGGTGATGACGGCAAAGACCGGATTGTCATCCATACGTTTGTGGCCAATGACAAGGTGGTTGTTCAGGTGAGCGACACGGGCATCGGAATCCGGAAAGAGGCAAAAGACCGTTTGTTTGAACCGTTTTTCACCACCAAGGAAGTAGGCAAGGGAACGGGCCTGGGCCTGTCCATCTCCTATGGGATCGTCAAGGACTGCAAGGGAGATATTCAGGTGGACACTCCCCCGGACGGCGGCGCAAAATTCACCCTGATATTTCCGGTTCCCGAAGAAACAGACGAAGATATCGAATATGCCTGA
- a CDS encoding sensor histidine kinase, translating to MDKTPFTILIVDDEEDIREVLEIALMDMGHEVFLAPDGKKALELFEEQHPAIVITDIKMPVMGGIELLKQVKRRSPDTQVIMITGHGDMDLTIDSLKFGATDFITKPVNVDILEIAVTKAVDQLIAQQKLVEYTQKLELLVLEKTKLTDHLSSLGLMLGTVSHNIKGLLTNLDGGLFIARSGLQKKNFDDIAEGMDLLSQAVEKIKQLIMDILLYSKERSMDIQSVPLDQFIKDIQETMKMKLASHPIDFQVKSDNAPATLNLDPSSMMSALVNMLDNAVDACVEDKDQTGHIIRLTIEEKGDQLVIKIQDDGCGMDVETKSRIFDLFFSSKQVKGTGFGLFIARNIIAQHKGTITVESVKRRGTTFTIFLPLDPLPNQGV from the coding sequence ATGGACAAGACACCCTTCACCATTCTGATCGTGGACGATGAAGAAGATATCAGAGAGGTGCTTGAGATCGCGCTCATGGACATGGGGCATGAAGTGTTTTTGGCCCCGGACGGGAAAAAAGCCCTGGAACTGTTTGAAGAGCAACATCCGGCCATTGTGATCACGGATATCAAAATGCCGGTCATGGGCGGTATTGAACTGCTCAAACAGGTGAAACGCCGGTCTCCGGACACGCAGGTGATCATGATCACCGGACACGGGGACATGGATCTCACCATTGACAGCCTGAAATTCGGGGCCACGGATTTCATTACCAAACCCGTGAACGTGGACATCCTGGAAATAGCTGTGACCAAGGCCGTGGATCAGCTCATTGCCCAGCAGAAACTGGTGGAATATACCCAGAAACTGGAACTGCTGGTGCTGGAAAAAACCAAACTCACAGATCATTTATCCTCTTTGGGCCTGATGCTGGGCACGGTATCCCATAACATCAAAGGCCTGCTCACCAACCTGGACGGCGGGTTGTTCATCGCCCGGTCCGGCCTGCAAAAAAAGAATTTTGACGATATTGCCGAAGGCATGGATCTGCTGTCCCAGGCCGTGGAAAAAATCAAGCAGCTGATCATGGATATCCTGCTGTATTCCAAGGAACGGTCCATGGATATTCAGTCCGTGCCTCTGGATCAGTTTATCAAAGACATTCAGGAAACCATGAAAATGAAACTGGCCAGCCATCCCATCGATTTTCAGGTGAAATCGGACAATGCCCCGGCCACCCTGAACCTGGATCCTTCTTCCATGATGTCCGCGCTGGTGAATATGCTGGATAATGCCGTGGATGCCTGTGTGGAAGACAAAGACCAGACCGGTCACATCATCCGCCTGACCATCGAAGAAAAGGGCGATCAGCTGGTGATCAAGATTCAGGATGACGGGTGCGGCATGGATGTGGAAACCAAGTCCAGGATCTTTGACCTGTTCTTTTCTTCCAAACAGGTCAAAGGCACGGGATTCGGCCTGTTCATCGCCCGAAACATCATCGCCCAGCACAAGGGCACCATCACCGTGGAATCCGTCAAGCGCCGGGGCACGACGTTCACGATTTTTTTACCACTGGATCCTTTACCGAACCAGGGGGTGTGA
- a CDS encoding ATP-binding protein — protein MMIDTLVHHHRTILRSANRPFKRYFLSKHRLENRFSIISGQRGVGKTTAMIQYIHSFTDDDILNTAALYVPVDHFLMVGRSLYETAQEFVEYGGQLLCLDEIHKYPGWSGELKSMYDSFPDLKLIVSGSSALGILKGSHDLSRRAVTYQMTGLSLREFIALKYQINLPAIDMADILENHDRHSLEITGNLEDQGLKILPVFEQYLRYGYFPYFLEHPEEYTYFCTLEQGLHTTIESDLPAIHPGLSGTGIQKLKRLLAAIARSAPFTPDMKRLKQIIDIGDERTLKTYLVHLDAGKAITCLQKANKSIRGLEKPEKIYLNNPNQAFAICDPQQVNPGTLRELFFICMVRENHPVTIPSNGDFQVDGTHIFEVGGKGKTFKQIKDLPDSYLAVDGIEHGMGARIPLWLFGFLY, from the coding sequence ATGATGATTGACACTCTGGTCCATCACCACCGCACCATCCTGCGCTCGGCCAACCGTCCTTTCAAACGGTACTTTCTATCAAAACATCGCCTGGAAAATCGGTTTTCCATCATTTCCGGTCAGCGGGGTGTGGGAAAAACCACGGCAATGATCCAGTATATCCATTCATTCACTGATGATGATATACTGAACACAGCCGCCCTGTATGTGCCTGTGGACCATTTTCTGATGGTGGGCCGTTCCCTGTATGAAACCGCCCAGGAATTTGTGGAGTACGGCGGACAGCTGCTGTGTCTGGATGAAATCCACAAATATCCGGGCTGGTCCGGAGAATTGAAAAGCATGTATGATTCATTTCCGGATCTGAAGCTGATCGTATCCGGCAGCTCCGCCCTGGGAATCCTCAAAGGCAGTCATGACCTGAGCCGCAGGGCCGTTACCTATCAGATGACCGGGCTGTCGCTGCGGGAGTTTATCGCGTTGAAATACCAGATAAACCTTCCGGCCATTGATATGGCAGATATTCTTGAAAATCATGACCGGCACAGCCTTGAGATCACAGGAAACCTGGAAGACCAGGGCTTGAAAATACTGCCCGTATTTGAACAATATTTGAGATATGGGTATTTTCCCTACTTTCTGGAACATCCGGAGGAGTACACCTATTTTTGCACCCTTGAACAGGGCCTGCATACCACCATAGAAAGCGATCTGCCGGCCATTCATCCCGGGCTGTCCGGCACGGGCATCCAGAAATTGAAACGGCTGCTTGCCGCCATTGCCAGATCCGCCCCCTTCACACCGGACATGAAGCGGTTGAAACAGATCATCGATATCGGCGATGAAAGAACATTGAAAACCTACCTGGTTCATCTGGATGCCGGCAAAGCCATTACCTGCCTGCAAAAGGCGAATAAAAGCATCCGGGGCCTGGAAAAACCGGAAAAAATCTATCTGAACAATCCCAACCAGGCGTTTGCCATCTGTGATCCGCAGCAGGTCAATCCAGGGACACTCAGGGAATTGTTTTTTATCTGCATGGTCCGGGAAAATCACCCTGTCACGATCCCGTCCAACGGTGATTTCCAGGTGGATGGTACCCATATTTTTGAAGTCGGTGGGAAAGGCAAGACCTTTAAGCAGATCAAGGATCTGCCGGATTCCTATCTGGCGGTTGACGGCATCGAACATGGGATGGGGGCCAGAATCCCCCTGTGGCTCTTCGGATTTCTGTACTGA
- a CDS encoding PAS domain S-box protein — translation MKQNSTCDELERRVQELEKELHDARFLTEEIMTYMTEGLVLTDMQGTVTFINQRLLEMLGYLPGQIIGKSWLEMVPPGQLAIARAAEARRAQGHTDRYEIVLRRKNGHEFPVMIGAGPRFDKHSGEFIGTMGVVTDISERRQAEDELRKYEWLIEKEIPPADTDAPAFETVYGDITALNTRRLILEGVGKENLKEMAADVMALLDTSLAVYEANGDYAYGVFKSSWCQFMDTASFHLCGTKDVGKALSCGKWLCHDNCWNDSAQTAMVSGKPSDIECVGGIRLYAVPIFAEKKVIGSVNIGYGNPPQDDDTLARLAEKYHIDLDQLRAKANAYKPRPEFIIELGKRRCQHMARMIGKIIERRQAEKSRQKYQKDLEKRNHFIQTILDNLPIGLAVNSIDEGQAIYINKQFEQIYGWPREQIKDIDTFFYKAYPDPAYREKIMTRVFEDTASGDPEKMAWDGVEITRQDGEKRVVSAKNIPLQEQNLMISTVQDITENTKLQNQLLQARKMESVGRLAGGVAHDFNNMLGVILGHVEFALEKIGENHDLAAGLKEIQTAARRSADLTKQLLTFARKQIISPRPLDLNDTVESMLNMLRRLIGEDIDLVWKPAAHSWTVKMDPSQIDQILANLCINARDAIAGVGRLTIETGKKTFDEQYCRENAGFIPGDYALLSVSDNGCGMDRDTLKNLFEPFFTTKEMGKGTGLGLATIYGIVKQNSGFINVYSEPGQGSTFNIYLPRFAAEGREPGDIPREKTAAAGTETILVVEDEPAILRMTCMMLEQKGYTVLPAATPAEALEKVENHSCAIDLLLSDVVLPEMSGRDLAGQIMGLCPGIRILFMSGYTADVIAHQGVLDDGVAFIQKPFSMNDLLGKVRHALDHDPGHG, via the coding sequence ATGAAACAAAATTCCACCTGTGACGAACTGGAAAGACGGGTTCAGGAACTGGAAAAAGAACTGCACGATGCCCGGTTTCTGACGGAAGAAATCATGACATACATGACCGAAGGCCTGGTTCTGACAGATATGCAGGGGACGGTCACCTTTATCAATCAGCGGCTGTTGGAAATGCTGGGGTATCTGCCCGGACAGATCATCGGAAAGAGCTGGCTGGAGATGGTGCCGCCTGGACAGCTGGCCATTGCCAGGGCCGCGGAAGCCAGGCGTGCACAAGGGCATACGGACCGGTATGAAATTGTTTTGCGCCGCAAAAATGGACATGAATTTCCGGTGATGATCGGGGCAGGCCCCCGGTTTGACAAACACAGTGGTGAATTTATCGGCACCATGGGGGTGGTGACGGACATCAGCGAGCGCAGACAGGCCGAAGATGAACTCCGAAAATATGAATGGCTCATCGAGAAGGAAATTCCCCCGGCAGATACGGATGCTCCGGCATTTGAGACAGTATACGGCGATATCACGGCGCTGAACACCCGTCGTCTGATTCTGGAAGGGGTCGGAAAAGAGAATCTGAAAGAGATGGCCGCGGATGTCATGGCCCTGCTCGACACCTCCCTTGCGGTCTATGAAGCCAACGGAGACTATGCGTACGGGGTTTTCAAGTCTTCCTGGTGTCAGTTTATGGATACAGCATCCTTTCATTTATGCGGTACAAAGGATGTCGGAAAAGCACTTTCATGCGGCAAATGGCTGTGCCATGACAATTGCTGGAATGATTCTGCCCAAACGGCGATGGTGTCCGGAAAACCATCTGACATTGAATGCGTCGGCGGCATCCGTCTGTATGCCGTGCCCATTTTTGCCGAAAAAAAAGTGATCGGTTCTGTCAATATCGGATATGGGAACCCGCCTCAGGATGATGACACCCTTGCCCGGCTGGCTGAAAAATATCATATTGATTTGGATCAGTTGCGTGCCAAAGCAAATGCCTATAAACCCAGACCGGAGTTTATCATTGAACTGGGAAAAAGGCGTTGTCAGCATATGGCACGGATGATCGGAAAGATCATCGAGCGCAGACAGGCGGAAAAATCAAGACAAAAATATCAGAAAGACCTTGAAAAACGCAATCATTTTATTCAGACGATTCTGGATAATCTGCCCATCGGACTGGCGGTCAACTCGATTGATGAAGGACAGGCAATATACATCAACAAACAGTTTGAGCAAATATACGGCTGGCCCAGGGAGCAGATCAAAGACATTGACACGTTTTTTTACAAGGCATATCCGGACCCGGCGTACCGGGAAAAGATCATGACCCGGGTTTTTGAGGACACTGCATCCGGCGATCCGGAAAAAATGGCCTGGGACGGGGTGGAAATCACCCGGCAGGATGGTGAAAAACGGGTGGTCTCCGCCAAAAATATTCCTTTGCAGGAACAGAACCTCATGATTTCCACGGTTCAGGATATCACGGAAAACACAAAGCTTCAAAATCAGCTGCTCCAGGCCCGGAAAATGGAATCCGTGGGCCGGCTGGCCGGGGGCGTGGCCCATGATTTCAACAATATGCTGGGGGTGATTCTGGGACATGTGGAATTCGCCCTGGAAAAGATCGGAGAGAATCACGATCTGGCGGCCGGTCTGAAAGAGATTCAAACCGCTGCCCGGCGTTCGGCAGATCTCACAAAGCAGTTGCTCACCTTTGCCAGAAAACAGATCATTTCTCCCAGACCGCTTGATCTCAACGATACCGTGGAAAGCATGCTGAACATGCTGCGACGGTTGATCGGGGAAGACATCGATCTGGTATGGAAGCCCGCTGCCCATTCATGGACCGTGAAAATGGACCCGTCCCAGATCGACCAGATTCTTGCGAACCTGTGTATCAATGCCAGGGATGCCATTGCCGGCGTCGGCAGGCTCACCATCGAAACCGGCAAAAAAACGTTTGATGAACAATATTGCAGGGAAAACGCGGGTTTCATCCCCGGCGATTATGCGTTGCTGTCAGTGAGTGACAATGGTTGCGGTATGGACAGGGACACTTTGAAAAACCTGTTTGAACCGTTTTTCACCACCAAGGAGATGGGAAAAGGCACGGGCCTGGGGCTGGCAACCATCTATGGCATTGTGAAACAGAACAGCGGATTCATCAACGTGTACAGTGAGCCCGGGCAGGGATCCACGTTCAATATCTACCTGCCCCGGTTTGCAGCTGAAGGCCGGGAGCCCGGTGATATCCCCCGGGAAAAAACAGCCGCCGCCGGCACGGAAACCATTCTGGTGGTGGAGGATGAACCCGCCATTCTCAGAATGACCTGCATGATGCTGGAACAAAAAGGATATACCGTCTTGCCTGCTGCCACTCCGGCGGAAGCCCTGGAAAAAGTGGAAAATCATTCCTGTGCCATTGATCTGCTTTTGAGTGATGTGGTACTGCCGGAAATGAGCGGCCGGGACCTGGCCGGACAGATCATGGGGCTTTGCCCCGGTATCCGGATATTGTTCATGTCCGGATATACCGCCGATGTCATCGCCCATCAAGGAGTCCTGGACGACGGGGTGGCGTTTATCCAGAAGCCTTTTTCAATGAACGATCTGTTAGGAAAGGTGAGACATGCCCTGGATCATGACCCGGGCCACGGCTGA
- a CDS encoding glutamate synthase-related protein, translated as MTYSPKLSSGFTFARNRSAFVSPQSGMCSFCTQDCSGTCEIAQAAVLGAQTVYPTTTGNNQIASEKDYPVDFSHFNINGRVFGARGISETGDNATIFNVDLERTYGFYNTVKMTMPVILPALIKLNWQDYFSGAAMAGVTCVIGEHARNNEPNLKIVQGQVSDFPLLGKALDCFARYDRGYGQIAVQCNVDDDLMGVPKIAIKKYGAKAIEIKFGQGAKGTQPAIRVKDLETARVKQAQGNLVYPDPGDPGVQKAYEDGVCPNFYTYGRLPLWTEKSLSDHIDKLRDMGAKNIYFKMAGYDRTDIEEVIRIACEAKVDMITFDGAGGGSGYSPSKMMNEWSLPTICLEDAVVRICHRLKSEGYQLPAMVMTGGFASEDQVFKGLAYGEGHVLGIGLCRAAMAAAMTGKTIGEQIKNGQVPERFKSYGATIEEIFCDLPDLRALYGTQANTFSTGAIGVFSYLNKIAFGLKHFAALNRKFNLDVLDKTDLIPLTSEARALMENKWFI; from the coding sequence ATGACCTATTCACCCAAATTAAGTTCCGGGTTCACGTTTGCCAGAAACCGGAGTGCGTTTGTTTCGCCTCAGTCGGGCATGTGTTCGTTCTGCACCCAGGACTGCAGCGGCACCTGCGAGATCGCCCAGGCGGCCGTGCTGGGGGCCCAGACCGTGTATCCCACCACCACGGGGAACAATCAGATTGCATCGGAAAAAGATTATCCCGTTGATTTTTCCCATTTCAATATCAACGGCCGGGTGTTCGGGGCCAGAGGCATTTCTGAAACCGGTGATAATGCCACTATTTTCAATGTTGACCTGGAACGGACGTATGGGTTTTACAACACAGTCAAGATGACCATGCCCGTGATTCTGCCGGCATTGATCAAGCTGAACTGGCAGGATTATTTTTCCGGCGCTGCCATGGCCGGGGTGACCTGTGTGATCGGGGAACATGCCAGAAACAACGAACCAAACTTGAAAATTGTGCAAGGACAGGTAAGCGATTTCCCGCTGCTGGGAAAAGCGTTAGACTGCTTTGCCAGATATGACAGAGGATATGGCCAGATCGCTGTGCAATGCAATGTGGATGATGATCTGATGGGGGTGCCCAAAATCGCCATAAAAAAATACGGGGCCAAAGCCATTGAGATCAAATTCGGGCAGGGGGCCAAAGGCACCCAGCCGGCCATCCGGGTCAAGGATCTTGAGACCGCACGGGTCAAACAGGCCCAGGGAAACCTGGTGTATCCGGACCCGGGTGATCCGGGGGTTCAAAAAGCCTATGAAGACGGGGTGTGTCCCAATTTTTACACCTATGGCCGACTGCCGCTGTGGACTGAAAAATCCCTGTCGGATCATATAGACAAGTTACGGGATATGGGGGCAAAAAATATTTATTTTAAAATGGCGGGATATGACCGGACCGATATTGAAGAAGTGATCCGCATCGCGTGTGAAGCCAAGGTGGACATGATCACTTTTGACGGGGCCGGGGGCGGGTCCGGTTACAGCCCGTCAAAAATGATGAACGAATGGTCGTTGCCCACCATCTGCCTGGAGGATGCTGTGGTGCGCATCTGTCACCGCCTGAAATCGGAAGGATACCAATTGCCGGCCATGGTGATGACGGGCGGATTTGCCAGCGAGGATCAGGTGTTCAAGGGCCTGGCGTACGGGGAGGGCCATGTGCTGGGGATCGGGCTGTGCCGGGCCGCCATGGCTGCGGCCATGACCGGGAAAACCATTGGGGAACAGATCAAAAACGGTCAGGTGCCGGAACGGTTCAAATCCTATGGGGCCACCATTGAAGAAATTTTCTGTGACCTGCCGGATCTGCGTGCCCTGTACGGCACACAGGCAAACACATTTTCCACAGGGGCCATCGGGGTGTTTTCCTATCTCAACAAAATTGCCTTCGGATTAAAGCATTTTGCCGCGTTGAACCGGAAGTTCAACCTGGATGTTCTGGACAAAACCGACCTGATTCCGCTCACATCCGAAGCCAGGGCCCTGATGGAAAACAAGTGGTTTATTTAA
- a CDS encoding B12-binding domain-containing radical SAM protein encodes MKHAVLINNAHIENFSVRHLGAYLTSRGFRVSVIHYESRKEAVFEPMPAQALKILAEYCKDCDLVGITLLTTHLKPRCRQITRYLKDRISAPVIWGGPPVIADPVRFLDDADLVCAGEGETVMEQLLNQMPAAQIPGLGFVSKDKNPVINPLPPMQDVNELPIPRVDLENGLVLTESGLTSMKQQIPPSLSTYSVLMVRGCPYRCAYCLNSRLMTMFEGKGPYVRKIAVDRVIEELAWAKAHIPHLRRIIIDDDDFFLNSEDRMTRFLAQYMDQIDLPVFYIQANTRQITEKKLDILVNSGLDLRYLKIGLQSGSTRISREIFNRPLDRCAYLDKLEMVMARGIRVMIDVISDNPYDTLADKYAVLMFYLNILKRIPDPSIERPVKIYDHKLMYYPGTPLYEKVLKDGHIQADYVNQVLLKRSTLRLHEEDRDHDALMVALFNTAANRKPFHRSAHVLLRVLAVPPVFRAAVRWGLAGILNRVSQIPAMAGLPGKS; translated from the coding sequence ATGAAACATGCAGTGCTCATCAACAACGCCCACATTGAAAACTTCAGTGTCCGACATCTGGGAGCGTATCTGACATCCCGGGGATTCCGGGTGTCTGTCATCCATTATGAAAGCCGCAAAGAGGCCGTGTTTGAGCCGATGCCGGCGCAGGCCCTCAAGATCCTGGCCGAATACTGCAAAGACTGCGACCTGGTGGGCATCACCCTGCTGACCACCCATCTGAAACCCCGGTGCCGTCAGATTACCCGGTATCTGAAAGACCGGATCAGCGCTCCGGTGATCTGGGGCGGTCCCCCGGTCATTGCTGATCCGGTTCGGTTTCTGGATGACGCAGACCTGGTGTGCGCCGGTGAAGGGGAAACTGTCATGGAACAACTGCTCAATCAGATGCCGGCTGCCCAGATTCCGGGCCTGGGGTTTGTGTCGAAAGATAAGAATCCCGTGATCAATCCCCTGCCGCCCATGCAGGATGTCAATGAACTGCCTATTCCCCGGGTGGATCTGGAAAACGGGCTGGTGCTGACCGAATCGGGCCTGACATCCATGAAACAGCAGATACCCCCCTCTTTGTCCACGTACAGCGTGCTGATGGTCAGAGGATGCCCCTACCGCTGTGCCTACTGCCTGAACAGCCGGCTTATGACCATGTTTGAAGGCAAAGGCCCGTATGTGCGCAAGATCGCAGTGGACCGGGTCATTGAAGAACTGGCATGGGCAAAAGCCCATATCCCTCACTTGAGACGGATCATCATTGATGATGATGATTTTTTTCTTAATTCAGAAGACCGGATGACACGATTTCTGGCGCAGTACATGGATCAGATCGATCTGCCGGTGTTCTATATCCAGGCCAACACCCGTCAGATCACTGAAAAAAAGCTGGATATTCTGGTGAACAGCGGCCTGGACCTGCGGTACCTGAAGATCGGACTTCAGTCCGGCAGCACCCGGATCAGCCGGGAGATATTCAACCGCCCCCTGGACCGGTGCGCTTATCTGGACAAACTGGAAATGGTCATGGCCCGGGGCATCCGGGTGATGATCGATGTGATTTCGGACAACCCTTACGATACTCTGGCCGACAAATATGCGGTACTTATGTTTTATCTGAATATTCTGAAGCGGATTCCGGACCCGTCCATTGAGCGGCCCGTGAAAATCTATGACCACAAACTGATGTATTATCCGGGCACCCCGCTGTATGAAAAGGTGTTAAAGGACGGGCATATTCAGGCTGATTATGTAAACCAGGTCCTGTTGAAACGCAGCACCCTGCGCCTGCACGAAGAAGACCGGGACCATGATGCGTTGATGGTGGCTTTGTTCAATACCGCAGCCAACCGGAAACCGTTTCACCGCTCAGCCCACGTGCTGCTCAGGGTGCTGGCCGTGCCGCCGGTGTTCAGGGCTGCAGTCCGGTGGGGCCTGGCAGGTATTCTGAACCGGGTGTCACAGATTCCGGCAATGGCGGGTCTGCCGGGAAAAAGCTGA